A part of Cannabis sativa cultivar Pink pepper isolate KNU-18-1 chromosome 6, ASM2916894v1, whole genome shotgun sequence genomic DNA contains:
- the LOC115724636 gene encoding pentatricopeptide repeat-containing protein At2g35030, mitochondrial, translated as MKKCMTMRPKYLLWVFAPITKHDTRVMHFSTDCIKNAPKITLPRKYYSLNSDVARSNWLITKLSRNGKIYDARKVFDEMPERDVITWTTVITGYVKCGMIDEARKLFDRIDAKKDVITWTVMICGYKKMKMVKEAERLFLEMPEKNVISCNTMIEGYSRNGQVDLALDLFEKMEVKNVVSWNTIITGLARVDRIEDALRIFNSMPEKDVISWTTMVAGLSRNGMIDDAREVFDRMPVRNVVSWNTMITGYTQNMKLNEAFELFEMMPERNMTSWNTMITGFIQNGELKKAWYLFSEMPYRNSISWTAMITSLIQDGQNEEALKMFSKMVAVEGLKPNEATFVSVLSACSNLSGLGEGQQIHQMISKTINHNDSETLVSALINMYSKCGKLSTARKIFDDGLTNRRDLVSWNGMIAAYAHHGFGLEAIKLFNEMQGFGFKPNDVTYVGLLSACSHAGLVEEGLLYFDELVRDRTIQIREDHYTCYVDLCGRAGKLKQAYDFIEQLETNKASATVWGALLGGCNVHGDMNIGKMAAEKLIEDELEPLSAGTYSLLSNIYASSGKWKEAAKMRSKMKEKGLKKQPGCSWIEVGNRVHVFVVGDKSNNQCNKVVYSLLNDLHENMKKVGCVSNNDLRMDEER; from the coding sequence ATGAAGAAATGTATGACAATGAGACCAAAATATCTCCTTTGGGTCTTTGCTCCGATTACCAAACATGACACTAGAGTTATGCATTTCTCTACAGACTGTATTAAGAATGCCCCAAAAATCACATTGCCCAGAAAATATTATAGCCTCAACTCTGATGTTGCACGGTCAAATTGGTTGATTACTAAGCTAAGTCGAAATGGGAAAATTTACGATGCACGTAAGGTGTTTGATGAAATGCCTGAGAGGGATGTTATAACTTGGACCACAGTGATTACTGGGTATGTCAAATGTGGGATGATTGATGAGGCTAGGAAGTTGTTTGATAGGATTGATGCTAAGAAAGATGTCATCACTTGGACAGTTATGATTTGTGGTTATAAAAAGATGAAAATGGTTAAGGAAGCAGAAAGATTGTTTCTTGAGATGCCTGAGAAGAATGTTATATCTTGTAATACTATGATTGAAGGGTATTCAAGAAATGGTCAGGTGGATTTAGCTTTAGATTTGTTTGAGAAGATGGAGGTAAAGAATGTTGTTTCTTGGAATACGATTATCACTGGTTTGGCCCGAGTAGATAGGATTGAGGATGCTTTAAGGATATTCAATTCGATGCCCGAAAAAGATGTTATATCATGGACAACAATGGTTGCTGGTTTATCTAGAAATGGGATGATTGATGATGCTCGAGAAGTTTTCGATAGAATGCCTGTTCGGAATGTGGTGTCCTGGAACACAATGATTACAGGTTATACACAGAATATGAAGTTGAATGAGGCCTTTGAATTGTTTGAGATGATGCCTGAAAGGAACATGACTTCATGGAATACAATGATTACTGGTTTTATTCAAAATGGTGAATTAAAGAAGGCTTGGTACTTGTTCAGCGAAATGCCTTATAGGAATTCAATCTCTTGGACAGCAATGATCACAAGCCTTATACAAGATGGACAAAATGAAGAAGCATTGAAGATGTTTTCTAAAATGGTGGCAGTTGAAGGTTTGAAACCTAATGAAGCAACTTTTGTGAGTGTTTTGAGTGCTTGTAGTAACTTATCCGGTCTCGGTGAGGGACAACAAATACATCAGATGATAAGTAAAACGATCAATCATAACGATTCTGAAACATTGGTATCTGCCCTGATAAACATGTACTCAAAATGTGGAAAGTTAAGCACAGCAAGAAAGATTTTCGATGATGGTTTGACAAACCGAAGAGATTTAGTCTCTTGGAACGGCATGATTGCTGCCTATGCTCATCATGGTTTCGGGTTAGAAGCAATCAAACTGTTCAACGAAATGCAAGGCTTCGGTTTTAAACCCAATGATGTCACCTATGTGGGGTTACTCTCAGCATGTAGTCATGCTGGTTTGGTTGAGGAAGGCTTACTTTACTTTGATGAGCTTGTTAGAGATagaacaatacaaattagagaAGATCATTATACATGCTATGTTGATCTGTGTGGAAGAGCAGGGAAGCTTAAACAAGCATATGATTTCATTGAACAGCTAGAGACTAATAAGGCATCAGCAACAGTTTGGGGAGCTCTTCTTGGTGGATGTAATGTTCATGGTGACATGAATATTGGGAAAATGGCTGCAGAGAAACTCATTGAAGATGAGCTAGAGCCACTTAGTGCTGGCACTTACTCATTGTTATCTAACATCTATGCTTCATCTGGAAAATGGAAAGAAGCTGCTAAAATGAGGTCAAAAATGAAGGAAAAAGGATTGAAGAAGCAACCTGGTTGTAGTTGGATTGAAGTTGGAAATAGGGTGCATGTATTTGTAGTTGGTGATAAGTCTAATAATCAATGTAATAAAGTTGTTTATTCTTTGCTTAATGATCTTCATGAAAATATGAAGAAGGTTGGGTGTGTATCAAATAATGATTTGAGAATGGATGAAGAAAGATGA
- the LOC115724432 gene encoding cyclin-A1-1: MSSQNRRSSFSSSTSSSLAKRHASSSSHLVENVKKVSGSSVLGAPKKRAPLSNLTNRSNNNNNESRNASKTTLPSVPLGTKKVEPNNNVGVSGNKMLKSSSNVKPSSKVITSKQKLDEAPPPPPPMAITCTSMDVSPTQSENLSVSLDETMSVCDSFKSPEVEYVAVDSINKKTFSNLYISEHSKSTDNICNRDVSVEMEIDDDQIVDVDSNFMDPQLCATIACDIYKHLRASEVNKRPSTDFMEKVQKDVTPSMRAILIDWLVEVSEEYRLVPDTLYLTVNYIDRYLSGNVMNRQRLQLLGVACMMIASKYEEICAPQVEEFCYITDNTYFKDEVLEMESSVLNYLKFEMTAPTTKCFLRRFVRAAQGINEVPLMQFECLANYLAELSLLEYSMLSYPPSKIAASAIFLANFIILPSKRPWNNTLLHYTQYQPSDLCSCIKDLHRLCSNNNNSSLLAIREKYSQHKYKYVAKKYVPPMIPTEYFHDQSH; encoded by the exons ATGTCCTCTCAGAATCGTCGTTCGTCTTTTTCTTCATCGACGTCGTCTTCTTTGGCTAAAAGAcatgcttcttcttcttcgcaTTTGGTTGAAAATGTGAAGAAGGTTTCGGGTTCTTCTGTGTTGGGTGCCCCAAAGAAGAGAGCCCCTCTCTCTAATTTGACCAATcgaagtaataataataacaatgagTCTCGTAATGCTTCAAAGACAACTCTTCCTTCG GTACCATTGGGAACCAAGAAAGTGGAACCTAATAATAATGTGGGGGTTTCTGGGAACAAGATGCTCAAATCCTCCTCAAATGTCAAACCTAGTTCAAAGGTTATTACATCTAAACAAAAACTTGATGaagctcctcctcctcctcctcccaTGGCCATTACATGTACTAGTATGGATGTTTCTCCAACTCAATCAGAAAATCTTTCTGTATCTTTGGATGAAACAATGTCTGTGTGTGATTCTTTTAAGAGTCCAGAAGTGGAATATGTTGCAGTTGATTCTATTAACAAGAAGACATTTAGTAATCTCTACATTTCAGAACATTCCAAGTCAACAG ATAACATTTGTAATAGAGATGTGTCTGTGGAGATGGAAATAGATGATGATCAAATTGTTGATGTTGATAGTAATTTCATGGATCCCCAATTGTGTGCTACCATTGCTTGTGATATTTATAAGCATTTGCGTGCATCTGAG GTTAATAAAAGGCCTTCAACAGATTTCATGGAGAAAGTTCAGAAAGATGTTACTCCAAGCATGAGGGCAATTCTAATAGATTGGCTTGTAGAG GTGTCTGAGGAGTACAGGCTTGTACCTGATACATTGTACTTGACAGTTAATTACATAGACAGATATCTTTCTGGAAATGTTATGAATAGACAACGATTACAGTTGCTCGGTGTGGCTTGCATGATGATTGCCTC AAAATATGAGGAGATTTGTGCACCCCAAGTTGAAGAATTTTGTTATATAACTGATAACACCTACTTCAAGGATGAG GTTTTGGAAATGGAATCTTCAGTGTTGAATTACTTGAAGTTTGAAATGACAGCCCCAACAACTAAATGTTTCTTAAG GAGATTTGTTCGTGCTGCTCAAGGAATCAATGAGGTCCCATTAATGCAATTCGAGTGCTTGGCTAACTACCTTGCAGAATTATCTCTTTTAGAGTATAGTATGCTATCTTACCCTCCATCAAAGATAGCAGCATCAGCAATTTTCTTAGCCAATTTTATAATCCTCCCATCAAAGAGACCTTGG AACAACACCTTGCTTCATTACACACAATACCAACCATCAGACTTGTGTTCCTGTATTAAAGATCTTCATCGCCTTTGTTCGAATAACAACAACTCCAGTTTACTTGCCATTAGAGAGAAATACAGTCAACATAAG TACAAATATGTAGCAAAGAAGTATGTCCCTCCTATGATACCTACAGAGTATTTTCATGACCAAAGCCACTAG